In Candidatus Aegiribacteria sp., one genomic interval encodes:
- the nadE gene encoding NAD(+) synthase — protein sequence MKQTVDYGELADSIENWIKLIVSEASATGVVVGLSGGLDSAVSAALCAEALGNENILGLMMPCGSIQSDTDDGVRIAEHLRIKYKVLDLSPVLQSFIEAGRLDDTSVMNLANIKSRLRMAMLYAYSPGRLVLGTSNYSEILVGYWTKWGDGASDFLPISRLYKDEVRELAATLGLPRWVINRIPSAGLWPGQSDEEEMEITYREIKAYFQNGDISVSAIARIDKMIESSEHKRNPTVYFDARKWMEEYG from the coding sequence ATGAAACAGACAGTTGACTACGGAGAACTGGCAGATTCGATTGAGAACTGGATAAAACTGATCGTATCGGAAGCATCGGCAACAGGTGTGGTTGTAGGATTGAGCGGAGGCCTTGACTCCGCGGTTTCAGCTGCACTGTGTGCCGAAGCTCTGGGAAATGAGAATATCCTCGGATTGATGATGCCGTGCGGAAGCATTCAGTCGGATACGGATGACGGCGTAAGGATTGCAGAGCACCTGAGAATCAAATACAAGGTTCTTGACCTGTCACCTGTTCTTCAATCTTTCATTGAAGCCGGTCGGCTTGATGATACGTCTGTAATGAATCTGGCGAATATCAAATCGCGTCTCAGGATGGCAATGCTATACGCTTATTCACCGGGAAGGCTTGTTCTGGGAACCAGTAACTATTCTGAGATACTTGTGGGTTACTGGACGAAGTGGGGGGACGGAGCGTCCGATTTTCTCCCAATCAGCAGATTGTACAAGGACGAAGTAAGAGAACTTGCCGCGACACTCGGGCTGCCACGCTGGGTTATCAACAGAATTCCGTCTGCCGGACTCTGGCCCGGTCAGAGCGATGAGGAGGAAATGGAAATTACGTATCGGGAAATCAAGGCATATTTCCAGAATGGTGATATCTCAGTGTCAGCAATCGCAAGGATTGATAAGATGATTGAATCTTCGGAACATAAAAGGAATCCAACGGTATATTTCGATGCAAGAAAATGGATGGAGGAGTATGGCTGA